The Thalassophryne amazonica chromosome 8, fThaAma1.1, whole genome shotgun sequence genome includes a window with the following:
- the LOC117515219 gene encoding carbohydrate sulfotransferase 5-like, with amino-acid sequence MRHYRFILRTVTFLIILQGAAMVLFYGWCLQHKCSSVTESNNKVHVLVLTSWRSGSSFLGQVFGQHPSVFYLMEPGWHVWTQLRVGARKTRMAVRDLLRSLFQCDFSVMESYLEQTSHISNLFFWSHSRALCSPPACSLTPRNQISNQTECLKVCGTQGLEGAQDACSTYSHVVLKEVRFFELESLYPLLQDPSLDLRIIHLVRDPRAVVRSRELVFGNFLADNDMVLDKRFVPAKEVDYEIMQKICSSHVRITDRALVNPPPFLEGRYKLVRYEDVVINPLEEINALYEFVGLGMTSTLADWIYRVTHGKSKGSQNEAFQITSRSAADVSQAWRTTLPYNKVKRIQDVCKPAMTLLGYRTVNSEKDQKNLDLDLLVPQEPYQLVTSKNREPQ; translated from the coding sequence ATGCGACATTACAGATTCATTTTGAGGACCGTGACTTTCCTGAtcatcctgcagggggcagcaatgGTGCTCTTTTACGGTTGGTGTCTCCAGCACAAGTGCAGCAGTGTCACAGAGTCCAACAACAAAGTTCACGTGTTGGTGCTTACGTCGTGGCGGTCAGGTTCCTCTTTCCTGGGTCAGGTGTTCGGCCAACACCCGTCGGTGTTCTATCTCATGGAACCCGGGTGGCACGTGTGGACACAATTGAGGGTTGGTGCACGGAAAACCCGGATGGCTGTAAGGGATCTGTTACGAAGCCTATTCCAGTGTGACTTCTCAGTAATGGAGTCTTACCTGGAACAGACGTCTCACATCTCCAACTTGTTCTTTTGGAGTCACAGTCGAGCGCTGTGCTCGCCTCCAGCCTGCTCTCTCACACCACGCAACCAAATAAGCAACCAGACTGAGTGCCTCAAAGTGTGTGGCACTCAGGGCCTGGAGGGGGCGCAGGATGCCTGCAGCACTTACAGCCATGTGGTGTTGAAGGAAGTACGATTCTTTGAGCTGGAATCCCTCTACCCACTTCTCCAGGACCCAAGTCTAGACCTTCGCATCATCCACCTGGTTCGAGACCCGAGGGCAGTGGTGCGGTCCAGAGAGTTGGTATTTGGAAACTTTCTCGCTGATAATGACATGGTCCTGGACAAGAGATTTGTCCCAGCGAAGGAGGTGGATTATGAAATCATGCAGAAGATCTGTAGTAGCCACGTGCGCATCACTGATAGAGCTCTTGTGAATCCCCCTCCCTTTCTTGAAGGCCGTTACAAGTTGGTTCGCTATGAGGATGTGGTGATTAACCCACTGGAAGAGATAAATGCCTTGTATGAGtttgttggtctggggatgaccAGCACACTGGCAGACTGGATCTACAGGGTGACACATGGCAAAAGTAAAGGTTCTCAGAATGAAGCCTTCCAAATTACTTCTCGAAGTGCTGCAGATGTTTCTCAGGCCTGGCGCACCACTTTACCATACAACAAGGTGAAACGGATCCAAGACGTGTGTAAGCCAGCCATGACATTGCTCGGCTACAGAACAGTTAACAGTGAAAAAGATCAAAAGAACCTTGACTTGGATCTGCTGGTGCCACAGGAACCATATCAGCTGGTTACCAGCAAAAACAGAGAACCCCAATAA